In Oryza sativa Japonica Group chromosome 2, ASM3414082v1, the following are encoded in one genomic region:
- the LOC4328273 gene encoding uncharacterized protein — MSIRRFVYLVLEEFAPRRSNYTLRNIDMERFFLPRPSPVPFVASGTDAAEYASLPCPAMTFYPPFSKLPGKQQMEFLLLGGNHNMVVAADQTCRTVLYDPGEHAVRTLPALPYQLELPTASVTVGDDLYILDHVEVGNVPCFHGLIYEDRLNEDWCCCALPPPPPLLSHKSDFQVDSYAVVGDTDIWISTHDSGIYCFNTVSHVWSTVATGWTLPFVGLAEYCQEHGLWFGLSHTRDRRSLVLSALDLDSSHLPVLLSLPLEFTPPDALKLVSSYLVNLGSAKFCIARLFQTDEDQRDGEELFAVLTAVEVERCDDDDAGANGGGLRMLKHRSEMYKLTSEMMYWVL, encoded by the coding sequence ATGAGTATTCGTCGGTTTGTTTATCTGGTGTTGGAGGAGTTTGCTCCCCGCCGCAGCAACTACACACTGCGCAACATAGACATGGAGCGCTTCTTCCTGCCACGTCCATCCCCGGTGCCATTCGTGGCGTCAGGCACCGACGCGGCGGAGTATGCGAGCCTGCCTTGCCCAGCCATGACCTTCTACCCTCCATTCTCCAAGTTGCCTGGGAAACAGCAGATGGAATTCTTGCTCCTTGGAGGCAATCATAACAtggtggtcgccgccgaccAGACTTGCCGCACTGTCCTCTATGACCCCGGCGAGCACGCCGTCCGCACCTTGCCCGCCCTTCCCTACCAACTGGAATTGCCTACTGCTTCCGTCACTGTTGGGGACGACCTCTATATCCTTGACCATGTTGAGGTCGGAAACGTCCCCTGCTTCCATGGGCTCATTTACGAGGATAGATTAAATGAGGACTGGTGCTGCTgcgctctcccgccgccgccgccactgctgtCCCACAAGTCTGACTTCCAAGTCGACTCCTATGCGGTGGTTGGTGACACGGACATCTGGATATCCACGCACGATAGTGGCATCTATTGCTTCAACACAGTGAGCCATGTGTGGAGCACAGTGGCCACCGGCTGGACCCTGCCATTTGTTGGTCTCGCCGAGTATTGCCAGGAGCACGGCCTTTGGTTTGGCCTCTCACACACTAGAGACAGGAGGAGCTTGGTCCTCTCCGCTTTGGACCTTGATAGCAGCCATCTGCCAGTGCTTCTCAGCCTTCCTCTGGAGTTCACGCCACCCGATGCCCTCAAGCTTGTCAGCTCATACCTTGTGAACCTAGGCTCTGCCAAGTTCTGCATCGCCAGGTTATTCCAGACTGATGAGGACCAGCGTGATGGCGAGGAGCTGTTTGCAGTGTTGACCGCCGTCGAGGTGGAACGCTGCGATGACGACGATGCTGGTGCCAATGGTGGAGGGCTCCGCATGCTGAAGCACAGGTCTGAGATGTACAAGCTCACCAGTGAAATGATGTATTGGGTGCTTTAG
- the LOC107276917 gene encoding nuclear pore complex protein NUP160, whose translation MRGVVRHHGVGVVARITGGRGVAACRHCRGRRYEEDFLPAAAGLPPPPGRLRRCGISSEDAAFWRAEALVPMQFQLLRNRRRPNAYLRRKNLLLPSSDDAARNGNGNSIAMAHQSQGSCHWETLEIYLEKYKDLHPRLPVIVAETLLYTDPEIELPLWLVQMFKVTKAGSRMISWGMSGTEADPATLFRLYINYGRHTEAANLLVEYLESFASSRPVDVLHRKNMSATWFPYTAIERLWCQLEEMQNAGHSVDQCDRLKKLLHGSLMSHLQQVVVDSDDVLSSLGGGKGMGSQSN comes from the exons ATGCGGGGGGTGGTCAGGCACCACGGCGTCGGCGTGGTGGCGCGGATCACCGGCGGCCGCGGTgtcgccgcctgccgccactGCCGCGGCCGGAG GTACGAGGAGGacttcctccccgccgccgctggactACCTCCTCCCCCcggtcgcctccgccgctgcggCATCTCCTCCGAGGACGCCGCGTTTTGGCGAGCCGAAGCGCTTGTACCAATGCAG TTTCAGTTATTGCGCAATCGGCGACGACCTAATGCATACTTGCGTCGGAAGAATTTACTGCTGCCATCTTCCGATGATGCTGCCCGTAATGGCAATGGTAACAGTATTGCCATGGCTCATCAATCCCAGGGGAGTTGCCATTGGGAGACTCTTGAAATATATTTG GAGAAATACAAAGATTTGCATCCGAGGTTGCCTGTCATTGTTGCGGAAACACTTCTTTACACAGACCCTGAGATTGAGCTACCACTTTGGCTAGTCCAGATGTTTAAGGTG ACCAAGGCTGGTAGCAGGATGATTTCATGGGGTATGTCTGGCACAGAGGCAGACCCTGCTACATTATTTAGATTGTACATAAATTATGGACGGCACACAGAAGCGGCCAATTTGCTGGTCGAGTACTTGGAATCATTCGCATCATCG AGACCTGTGGACGTTCTCCACCGCAAAAATATGTCAGCGACCTGGTTCCCATACACTGCCATCGAGAGGCTGTGGTGTCAGCTAGAAGAGATGCAAAATGCTGGCCACAGTGTGGATCAGTGCGACAGGCTCAAGAAGTTGCTACATGGATCTCTGATGAGTCACCTTCAGCAA GTTGTGGTTGATTCAGATGATGTGCTTTCATCGCTTGGAGGAGGGAAAGGAATGGGGAGCCAAAGcaattga